One genomic segment of Hemibagrus wyckioides isolate EC202008001 linkage group LG08, SWU_Hwy_1.0, whole genome shotgun sequence includes these proteins:
- the si:ch211-153b23.3 gene encoding uncharacterized protein si:ch211-153b23.3, whose translation MLILQAFSRLTDVMASASGFPASFYSEPGVLGFLANGISALLVLLQNFHGARTGIPAFGVENILAGVHLILIGGVCQMIAGLLSFRKYDHLSGTSFIGYAALWGSYGATRIFLGANQHNINSTMINNTLRNIDLNASSVIEIPTYIKESAIAGLVPYILLSLLLAFCSATVNYIMPFVFGSITLTLVFEAVGLVAGWGLVVSGVLELLILIFAIYGSAALLIKGVAQRYVLKGFGNPLFNVLLLGTTNASSSKSIGQEKKNTKYAEPMALGFFCDTVSPFIFAFYAFGYFPSIAVSAIWISINSAAQLLSSYYAYLRQDCYHATKFGMHCTFWLVKTWEEYVIAVVTERSEAATARQAMVGNWFFLAAALVLCLASLNMDILELIHNGTFVLLTISTISQIPLDGYYIFYGVACSIFTAVSLYGTFARLINTIAEKSLIPVGPQPVSTDRLQSGIGCLRKSQNEQHQGKGTQLPEALFYLTNGVAALSAIQSSQPHQNFLDLTVPWVLIPGAIIQGYVSRLQVQGGQRFGSVIPSFYLAIWATWTWFRFAGHQLQFTPASANGVAAGAIAFLVINGFFILTAAYGNLVLLALTTIMEVIVVCLLLSTLDRLPYQLEVAMLSIFAIICLYGTLASLVNCIFSKTLIPVGPALIKNNTNKKKAAATAPCPTPSSRGTSGLLQIAKLLENSGVCGIPTDTVYALAASCKNPSAIEKIYNIKERPAEKPICICISSLEQLVATKPPFSPLLWEFMRNVYPGGISCIVPKGDWLLKLGVGAAYDRVGTKDSIMIRVPDHTVTAHLCDITGPLAITSANPSGEPDSTHHDMVINRLGHKIQGVLCDGHSNELVGSTVVSCLKIDEGAINILREGCVPAAKVQQIFERVKNSML comes from the exons ATGCTAATACTACAGGCCTTCAGCAG GTTAACAGATGTAATGGCATCAGCAAGTGGGTTTCCTGCCAGCTTCTACAGTGAGCCTGGTGTGCTTGGGTTTTTGGCCAATGGCATAAGTGCACTCTTAGTACTTCTGCAGAACTTCCATGGGGCCAGAACTGGCATTCCAGCATTTGGAGTGGAGAACATCCTTGCAG GTGTTCATCTGATTCTAATTGGTGGAGTGTGCCAAATGATTGCTGGTTTATTGTCCTTCCGCAAATATGATCATCTTAGTGGCACTTCTTTCATTGGCTATGCAGCACTTTGGGGAAGTTACGGTGCCACAAGAATATTTCTAGGAGCAAACCAGCACAATATAAACAGCACCATGATAAATAATACGCTGCGGAACATTGACTTAAATGCTTCTTCTGTTATCGAGATTCCCACATACATCAAGGAGTCGGCTATAGCAGGACTGGTACCCTACATCTTGCTCTCCTTACTGTTGGCATTCTGCTCAGCGACAGTAAACTACATTATGCCCTTTGTATTTGGGTCTATCACCCTTACACTGGTTTTTGAAGCTGTGGGACTAGTGGCTGGCTGGGGTCTTGTGGTATCAGGAGTGCTAGAGCTTCTCATCTTGATCTTTGCCATATATGGCTCAGCAGCACTGCTCATAAAAGGAGTGGCCCAACGCTATGTCCTCAAGGGTTTTGGTAACCCTCTATTTAATGTGCTGCTTCTTGGGACAACTAATGCCAGCAGCTCCAAGAGTATTGgtcaggaaaaaaagaacaccAAATATGCTGAACCCATGGCCTTAGGCTTCTTCTGTGACACAGTATCACCATTCATATTTGCCTTCTATGCCTTTGGGTACTTCCCATCAATAGCAGTATCGGCAATCTGGATATCAATCAACTCTGCTGCCCAGCTCCTCTCCAGTTATTATGCTTATTTGCGCCAAGATTGCTATCATGCCACCAAATTTGGTATGCACTGTACCTTTTGGCTTGTGAAGACCTGGGAAGAGTATGTGATAGCTGTGGTGACTGAAAGGAGTGAAGCAGCTACAGCAAGGCAAGCTATGGTGGGAAACTGGTTTTTTCTAGCAGCAGCTCTAGTCCTTTGTCTCGCCAGTCTGAACATGGACATCCTGGAGTTGATCCACAATGGCACCTTCGTTCTGCTAACTATCTCAACAATCTCCCAGATTCCTCTCGATGGGTACTACATCTTTTATGGAGTGGCTTGCTCTATCTTCACGGCTGTCTCATTATATGGCACCTTTGCACGTCTCATTAACACCATTGCTGAGAAGTCACTGATTCCAGTTGGACCCCAGCCTGTCTCAACTGATCGACTGCAGAGTGGCATTGGTTGTCTAAGAAAGTCTCAAAATGAGCAGCACCAAGGAAAGGGTACCCAATTGCCTGAAGCATTGTTTTACCTCACCAATGGGGTGGCAGCTCTCTCAGCTATTCAGAGCAGCCAACCCCACCAAAATTTTCTGGACCTGACAGTACCCTGGGTGTTAATACCAGGGGCCATCATCCAGGGATATGTAAGCCGACTGCAGGTTCAAGGAGGGCAGAGGTTTGGATCGGTTATTCCATCCTTCTATTTGGCCATTTGGGCCACCTGGACCTGGTTCAGATTTGCAG GGCATCAGCTGCAGTTTACACCAGCATCAGCAAATGGAGTTGCAGCAGGAGCAATAGCATTCTTGGTGATTAATGGTTTCTTTATACTAACTG CTGCTTATGGCAATCTTGTTTTGCTGGCATTGACCACTATCATGGAGGTCATAGTGGTTTGCCTTCTTCTCTCCACTCTTGATAGACTACCATACCAGTTGGAAG TTGCCATGCTTTCAATATTTGCCATAATTTGCTTATATGGGACTCTGGCATCACTTGTTAATTGCATATTCTCCAAGACCCTAATACCAGTTGGACCTGCACtcataaag AATAATACTAATAAGAAAAAAGCTGCTGCTACAGCTCCATGCCCAACTCCATCCTCTCGTGGGACCAGTGGGCTCCTCCAGATTGCCAAATTGCTGGAAAACAGTGGTGTATGTGGTATTCCAACAGATACTGTCTATGCTCTGGCTGCTTCTTGCAAAAATCCAAGTGCAATAGAAAAAATCTACAATATCAAA GAACGTCCTGCAGAGAAGCCCATCTGCATCTGCATCTCTAGTCTGGAGCAGCTTGTTGCAACCAAACCACCATTTAGTCCTTTGCTCTGGGAGTTTATGAGAAACGTCTATCCAGGAGGCATCAGCTGTATTGTACCAAAAGGAGATTGGCTTCTCAAACTTG GCGTGGGAGCTGCATACGATCGTGTGGGAACCAAGGACAGCATAATGATCCGTGTTCCTGACCACACAGTCACTGCCCACCTGTGTGACATCACTGGACCTTTGGCTATCACATCTGCAAACCCTAGCGGTGAACCTGACAGCACACATCATGACATGGTGATCAA CCGCCTTGGACACAAGATCcaaggagttctgtgtgatgggCATTCCAATGAGCTGGTAGGGTCAACTGTGGTCAGCTGCCTTAAAATTGATGAAG GTGCGATAAATATTCTGCGTGAAGGTTGCGTCCCTGCAGCAAAGGTGCAGCAGATTTTTGAGAGGGTGAAGAACAGCATGCTATAA
- the irg1l gene encoding immunoresponsive gene 1, like encodes MLSTMQKLIRPVSSLSAVRRLHKTALNVMEQPTPEETITSSFGRFIQSVQPKHLSPVVLQRSKRMVLDNIGVGLLGSTTEVFDLILQHCQHMYAPDDISFVYGRSGTKLSPTLAALVNGVAVHSMDFDDTWHPATHPSGAVLPALLAICDMLSQNSKPSGLDLLMAFNIGIEVQGRLMRFSSEAHNIPKRFHPPSVVGTMGSAAACARLLCLNHTQCSHALAIAASLAGAPMANAATQSKPLHIGNASRLGLEAALLASRGLEASSLVLDAIPGVAGFSAFYEDYLPIPMIFPEEGDHTFLLETQDIAFKRFPAHLGMHWVSDAAAHVHKALLGLSGGIISPSSVQEILLRVPRSKYINRPFPESEHQARHSFQFNACTTLLDGQVTVQSFQPEALLRPELHALLSRVRVEHPQDNPANFDRMYGEVQVTLVSGIVLRGHCDTFYGHWRKPLSDESLQNKFRNNASAVLPPERVDQLIEAVEQLEFMSDCKPLLAQLQ; translated from the exons ATGCTTTCCACAATGCAG AAACTGATCAGACCAGTGTCCTCCCTGTCTGCAGTCAGAAGACTCCATAAAACTGCACTAAATG TCATGGAGCAGCCAACCCCTGAGGAGACTATAACCAGCAGCTTTGGCAGATTCATCCAGAGTGTGCAGCCAAAGCATCTGTCACCGGTCGTACTCCAGAGAAGCAAACGCATGGTGCTGGACAACATTGGTGTAGGGCTGCTGGGAAGCACCACTGAAGTGTTTGATCTGATACTTCAGCATTGCCAG CACATGTATGCTCCCGATGACATCAGCTTTGTCTACGGACGAAGTGGGACCAAGCTTTCCCCAACCCTGGCTGCTTTAGTAAATGGAGTAGCA GTTCATTCCATGGACTTTGACGATACTTGGCACCCTGCAACTCATCCCTCTGGGGCAGTGCTTCCTGCTCTTCTTGCCATTTGTGATATGCTGTCCCAAAACAGCAAACCAAGTGGTCTGGACCTCCTGATGGCCTTCAATATTGGCATTGAGGTCCAAGGTCGCTTGATGAGATTCTCCAGTGAGGCTCACAATATTCCCAAGAG GTTCCACCCCCCTAGTGTTGTAGGGACAATGGGCAGTGCTGCTGCCTGTGCCCGGCTCCTTTGCCTCAACCATACTCAGTGCAGCCATGCCTTGGCCATTGCTGCCTCTTTAGCAGGGGCCCCAATGGCCAATGCTGCCACTCAGTCCAAACCTTTGCACATTGGCAATGCCTCTCGTCTGGGCCTTGAAGCTGCCTTGCTGGCCTCTCGTGGGCTGGAGGCAAGTTCCCTCGTCCTAGATGCAATACCTGGGGTAGCTGGCTTCAGTGCTTTTTATGAAGACTACCTCCCAATTCCAATGATATTCCCTGAAGAGGGGGACCACACATTTCTTCTTGAGACACAAGACATTGCCTTCAAGAGGTTTCCAGCCCATTTGGGCATGCACTGGGTTTCTGATGCTGCTGCCCATGTCCACAAAGCTTTGCTGGGTCTTTCTGGAGGAATCATCTCCCCAAGCTCAGTGCAGGAAATCCTGCTACGGGTTCCCCGCTCTAAGTATATTAATCGGCCCTTCCCAGAGTCAGAGCACCAGGCTCGTCACTCCTTCCAGTTCAATGCTTGCACCACCCTGCTGGACGGCCAGGTAACAGTGCAATCCTTCCAGCCTGAAGCACTTCTGAGACCAGAACTTCATGCACTGCTCTCCCGTGTACGAGTAGAGCACCCCCAGGACAATCCAGCCAACTTTGACCGCATGTATGGCGAGGTGCAGGTCACTTTGGTAAGTGGCATTGTTTTACGCGGCCATTGTGACACCTTCTATGGCCACTGGAGGAAACCACTGAGTGATGAGAGCCTACAAAACAAGTTCCGCAACAATGCAAGTGCAGTGCTGCCACCTGAGAGGGTAGATCAACTCATAGAAGCTGTAGAGCAGTTGGAGTTCATGTCTGATTGCAAACCACTGCTAGCTCAGCTGCAATAA
- the si:ch211-153b23.4 gene encoding uncharacterized protein si:ch211-153b23.4, with protein MAESPSDSESLHYSIGILGISAGSLLLLVNYYASTPDKALIPATALGIELIIIAALVAYAGLCQSLSHRLLYATLCLTVSALWCGSGLVHILAGEGIISGQNGLRNAMVPGLAAFTLALLIISLIAVLQKKVFLCFISLTICLACAHEIAGLTNVNFGQSATAACYLLVCFVCAYFGSGRLFFYISNGKINLPGTSLLNKNSQESAKGQEHINVIAVGLVMNLLSASVLACPLLGVVPVLFSGHIPWLWTAGVFQLGVSVLSYRAMDTLAATFYGFTAILKFSEGYSVLVKDLTGQIPYSPVPFPTVFAVLFFVLALFSCIRSLVDGLYLLFFVAYSIAIAAQPRGFFQGGTQGVQAAIFVASALMLLITLYNQVSQKKIPTGESVLKNLLARSNKFTLRAQDKDLHAPYLGYSKYADAEVLAHGCSVLAAFAITASVANQDSLTVLILPWAVVAGGILQFLCGSVAFARGKTLESTAFIFYGMMWTVWGVTRFSGLCGDVRGFHLAVGIISFMVFNVLVAVGALFLNIAWFVYAATFELILISFLLDVLGVLPYGYDIGVTIIFGLVSFYFFLASIVNCTFESLQLPLGGPLIKLKGFGGGRDSCPHLSSRKVSSVKQIADIMKNGGICGVPTDTVYVLVAACNRPDAVEKAYKVKKQAQERPMSLWLSSIKQLEPVKHQISPLLWDFMEVTWPSSISLVIPRAPWMDLFGLNDSSKYIGTPQSIAIRNPDCTVVNHLISMVGPIAVTSANPTGEADTTHHNQVYSKLGDKVDGVLCDGPSPENIASTVVDCTKIESGQIGFFRVGLIPKSKVLQLFEEIQKRHRRGYMNDGFETDITNPQRDSTNSQTGSETDSGLCQPTPADSLSSLDLSQRGNMEDKD; from the exons ATGGCAGAATCTCCGTCTGACTCCGAGTCACTGCATTACTCCATCGGTATTTTGGGTATATCTGCTG GCTCTTTGCTGCTTCTGGTAAACTACTATGCCAGCACTCCTGATAAGGCCCTCATTCCTGCTACAGCACTGGGGATTGAGCTGATCATTATCGCCGCCCTGGTGGCCTATGCAG gtTTGTGTCAGAGCTTGTCCCATAGACTTCTCTATGCTACACTTTGTCTGACTGTGTCAGCTCTGTGGTGTGGCTCAGGGCTTGTTCATATACTTGCAGGGGAAGGTATAATCAGTGGACAAAATGGGCTGAGAAATGCCATGGTACCAGGGCTTGCTGCTTTTACTCTGGCGTTGCTTATCATTAGTTTAATAGCTGTTCTGCAAAAGAAGGTCTTCCTCTGCTTTATTTCCCTCACCATATGTTTGGCATGTGCACATGAAATCGCTGGACTGACAAATGTAAACTTTGGCCAGTCAGCCACAGCTGCCTGTTACCTCTTGGTCTGTTTTGTCTGTGCCTACTTTGGCAGCGGGCGTCTGTTTTTCTACATCTCGAATGGTAAGATTAACTTACCAGGGACCAGTTTGCTGAATAAAAACAGTCAGGAGTCAGCAAAGGGTCAAGAACATATCAATGTAATTGCTGTGGGTTTGGTAATGAACTTGTTGTCAGCCAGTGTGTTAGCTTGTCCACTACTTGGTGTGGTCCCTGTACTTTTCTCTGGCCATATCCCATGGCTTTGGACAGCTGGTGTCTTTCAGCTAGGTGTGTCTGTCCTCTCCTACAGAGCCATGGACACCTTGGCAGCAACCTTCTATGGTTTCACAGCTATACTAAAGTTTTCTGAAGGTTATAGTGTGCTAGTGAAAGACTTAACAGGCCAAATCCCCTATTCCCCAGTACCTTTCCCCACTGTTTTTGCAGTTCTCTTTTTTGTCCTGGCTTTGTTTAGCTGCATCAGAAGTTTAGTTGATGGCCTGTACCTGCTCTTCTTTGTGGCTTACTCTATAGCAATCGCTGCACAGCCCAGAGGCTTTTTCCAGGGTGGCACACAAGGTGTGCAAGCAGCTATATTTGTGGCATCTGCCCTCATGCTTCTGATAACGCTCTATAACCAGGTTTCCCAAAAGAAGATACCCACAGGTGAAAGTGTCCTCAAGAATCTTCTGGCTCGCAGCAATAAATTTACACTACGGGCTCAGGACAAAGACCTGCATGCTCCCTATTTGGGTTACTCCAAATATGCAGATGCTGAGGTGTTGGCTCATGGTTGTAGTGTGCTGGCAGCTTTTGCTATCACCGCTAGTGTGGCTAATCAGGACTCTTTGACAGTTCTAATTTTGCCCTGGGCTGTGGTTGCAGGTGGTATCCTGCAATTTCTTTGTGGTTCAGTTGCCTTTGCTCGAGGTAAGACCCTAGAAAGCACTGCCTTCATATTCTATGGCATGATGTGGACAGTATGGGGCGTGACACGTTTTAGTGGTCTCTGTGGTGATGTCCGGGGGTTCCACTTAGCAGTGGGAATCATCAGCTTTATGGTTTTTAATGTGCTTGTGGCTGTTGGAGCCCTGTTTTTGAATATAGCATGGTTTGTCTATGCAGCTACCTTTGAGCTCATTCTCATTAGTTTCCTGTTAGATGTATTAGGAGTTCTGCCCTATGGCTATGACATTGGTGTGACGATCATCTTTGGTCTGGTTAGTTTCTACTTCTTCTTGGCCAGTATAGTAAACTGCACCTTTGAGAGTCTGCAACTTCCTTTGGGTGGTCCTTTGATCAAGTTGAAAGGATTTGGTGGAGGCAGGGACAGCTGTCCACATCTTTCTTCCAGAAAGGTCTCATCAGTGAAGCAGATTGCAG acatCATGAAGAATGGAGGAATATGTGGAGTGCCCACAGACACTGTCTATGTGCTTGTAGCAGCTTGCAATCGACCGGACGCTGTTGAGAAAGCTTACAA GGTGAAGAAACAGGCACAAGAGCGTCCAATGTCATTGTGGCTCTCTTCTATTAAACAGCTAGAACCAGTCAAACATCAGATCAGTCCCCTTCTCTGGGACTTCATGGAGGTGACTTGGCCATCATCGATCAGCCTGGTCATTCCTAGAG CACCATGGATGGACCTCTTTGGTTTAAATGATTCATCAAAATATATTGGCACACCACAAAGCATAGCCATCAGAAACCCAGACTGCACTGTTGTAAACCATCTAATTAGCATG GTGGGCCCTATAGCTGTTACCTCAGCAAATCCGACAGGTGAAGCAGACACGACCCATCATAACCAGGTGTATTCTAAGCTGGGTGACAAG GTTGATGGCGTGTTATGTGATGGGCCTTCACCAGAGAATATTGCCTCCACTGTTGTGGACTGCACCAAGATCGAGAGTGGCCAAATTGGCTTTTTCAGAGTCGGCCTAATTCCCAAGTCTAAg GTCCTGCAGCTATTTGAAGAAATTCAGAAAAGACATCGGCGTGGCTACATGAATGATGGCTTTGAGACAGACATCACTAATCCTCAAAGAGACAGCACAAACTCTCAAACAGGTTCTGAAACTGATTCGGGTTTATGTCAGCCGACTCCTGCAGACTCTTTGAGTTCACTTGACCTCAGTCAACGCGGCAACATGGAAGACAAAGATTAA